Genomic segment of Umezawaea sp. Da 62-37:
CGGCACGGTGGCGGCGCTCGTCGTCCTGTCGGTGGCGGCGCTCGTCGTCCTGTCGGTGGCGGCGCCACGACTGGCGACCGACGAGGCCTGGGGCCACGCGCTGATCGTCGGCGCGTTCTCGATCCTGCTGGTCTTCCGGGCGAGGTCGGCGCGCAGGGGGAGCGCCGGCGGACTTCGCGCGATCACCGTCATCGGCTGCGTCCTGCTGGTGGTGAACCTCGTCGAAGCCGCCCTGCCCGGCGTCTTCCCGCCGTGGATGCGGATCGAGATGGTGGCCATCGCCGCGCTGATGCTGGCGCTGGTGCTCCTGGCACTCCGAGCGCGCCGGGCCGGGTGACGTCATGCCCTCCTCCGCGGCACCGCGCAAACGCCTCGACGAGGATCAACGGCGGGGCCAGATCGTGGCCGCGGCCATCGCGGAACTCGCCGACCGCGGTTACGCGGACGCGTCGCTGACCAGGATCGCCGAACGAGCCGGGATCTCGAAAGGCCTGCTCTGGCACTACTTCGCGGGCAAGGACGACCTGATGCGCTCCACCGTGACGACCACCGTCACGACCATCGGGAACCGCATCGCCGGCGAACTGGACCTGACCGCACCCGTCCCCGACATCATCCGCGCCGCACTCCACCACGCCGCGGCACTGCACCTCACCCACCGGGCGGAACTCACCGCGCTCGACCACATCGTGCACAACCTGCGCCACACCGACGGCACCCGGCAGCTGACGCTCGACTTCTACGAGGAGACCCACCAGGGTCAGGAGTCCCTGTTCCGCCGCGGCCAGGCGGAAGGCACCCTCCGCGCCTTCGACACCCGCGTCATGGCCATCACCTACCAGGGCGCGATCGACGTGATGCTCGCGTGCCTCGAGAACGACCCCGACATCGACCCCCACGACTACGCCGACAAACTCGCCGACATCCTGCTCGGAGGCATGCGGGCGACGGTGTGACGCCAGGTGTCGTTACCCGTCCGCACTGGTGAGGCGGCGCAGGCGGTGCCTGAGGTGTTGTTGCTCGGCGAGGTTGACGGTGGTCGCGATGGCGCGTCGGTAGGCGTTCGCCGCGTCGTCGGTCCTGCCCGCCTGCTCCAGCAGGTGCGCGCGGACGACGTCGAGCCGGGGAAGGCGGGGGTGGTCGGCCTCCAGCGCGTCGATGTGGGCGAGGGCGACGGCGTGTCCGCTGATCATGGCCTGGGCGACGATGCGGTTGAGGGTGATCGTGGGGTTGGCGTTGCCGGTCACGAGTTCGAGGAGCCGGTAGAGCGCGAGGATCTCGTCCCAGTCCGTCGTCGTGGTGTCGGGGGCCTGGGCGTGCAGGGCCGCGATGCAGGCCTGGAGCAGGTAAGGGCCTGGCCGGGCACCTGGGACGGCGTGTTCGAGGAGCGCGGTCCCTTCGTCGACCAGGTCCTTGGTCCACAGTGTCCGGTCCTGCTCGTCGAGCGGTGTGAGGA
This window contains:
- a CDS encoding helix-turn-helix domain-containing protein; the protein is MPSSAAPRKRLDEDQRRGQIVAAAIAELADRGYADASLTRIAERAGISKGLLWHYFAGKDDLMRSTVTTTVTTIGNRIAGELDLTAPVPDIIRAALHHAAALHLTHRAELTALDHIVHNLRHTDGTRQLTLDFYEETHQGQESLFRRGQAEGTLRAFDTRVMAITYQGAIDVMLACLENDPDIDPHDYADKLADILLGGMRATV